One region of Chaetodon auriga isolate fChaAug3 chromosome 5, fChaAug3.hap1, whole genome shotgun sequence genomic DNA includes:
- the chek2 gene encoding serine/threonine-protein kinase Chk2 isoform X3, which produces MSEEIPQEGQSQATQSQSRSQAESTQSTQSPSQSKSQSQPGSSSSSGPTSASQSSSGSGTLSSVDTIPVTLPSVPEEPEAQPWGRLLPMARGFRSHDCVEDQYLFGRDSKCNYVLDDPDHRGSKKFRIYSKKHFRIYREGSEVFVEDFSNNGTFIDGNLIGKDKKLPLVNNAVLALSEQRNKVFVFIDLMSDDQSTLPKELQEKYLLTRRIGTGVCGEVKLAFERSTCRKFAVKIINKKNFQSEGTVTRNAKTEIEILQRVDHPCLIKTEDFYQTEDSYYIVLELMEGGELFHRVKSQQQLDESVAKLYFYQMLRAVQYLHSNGIIHRDLKPENVLLSSQDDVCLIKVTDFSQSRILEETMLMRTLCGTPSYLAPEVFTHASTTGYGLAVDAWSLGVLLFFCLGGYPPFHESFGHWSITEQIIRGEFTMVPSKWKSISDQAKDVVRKLLVVDPSQRMTIEEALQHPWLQDQLMLETAHRLMYPSADAAAAMPEAGSASGPGLGPSRRKRGRDEGDREEEEHPAKRSQAPPPAPL; this is translated from the exons ATGTCTGAAGAGATTCCTCAGGAGGGGCAGTCGCAGGCCACCCAGTCCCAGTCCCGATCCCAGGCCGAGTCAACCCAGTCCACCCAGTCCCCATCCCAGTCGAAGTCCCAGTCCCAGCCTGGTTCTAGTTCTTCCAGCGGGCCAACCTCAGCCAGCCAGTCATCCAGCGGCTCGGGGACGCTGAGCAGCGTGGACACCATCCCCGTCACCCTGCCGTCTGTCCCTGAGGAGCCCGAGGCGCAACCCTGGGGCCGCCTGCTGCCCATGGCCCGAGGCTTCAGGAGCCACG ACTGTGTCGAGGATCAGTACCTGTTTGGACGGGACTCTAAGTGTAACTATGTTCTGGATGATCCGGATCACAGAGGATCCAAAAAGTTCAGAATCTACAGCAAGAAACACTTCAGGATCTACAGA gagGGCAGTGAGGTGTTTGTGGAGGACTTCAGTAATAACGGGACATTTATTGATGGTAACCTGATCGGTAAAGACAAGAAGCTTCCTCTGGTCAACAACGCGGTGCTCGCTCTGTCTGAACAACGGAACAAAG tctttgtCTTCATTgatctgatgtcagatgatCAGTCCACATTACCTAAAGAGCTTCAGGAGAAATATCTGCTGACTCGGCGGATCGGCAC ggGAGTGTGTGGTGAAGTCAAACTGGCCTTCGAGAGATCTACCTGCAGAAAATTTGctgtgaaaataataaacaagaAGAATTTTCAGTCTGAAGGG ACAGTGACGAGAAATGCAAAGACAGAGATTGAGATTCTGCAGAGAGTCGACCAC cctTGTCTCATAAAGACGGAGGACTTCTATCAGACGGAGGACAGCTACTACATCGTGTTGGAGTT GATGGAGGGGGGGGAGCTGTTCCACAGAGTGaagtctcagcagcagctcgaCGAGTCCGTTGCCAAACTTTACTTCTACCAGATGCTGAGAGCGgtccag tacctCCACAGTAACGGGATCATCCACAGAGACCTGAAACCAGAGAATGTCCTGCTGTCCTCACAGGACGACGTTTGTCTCATCAAG gtgacgGACTTCAGCCAGTCCAGGATCTTGGAGGAGACCATGCTGATGAGGACTCTGTGTGGGACCCCGTCCTACCTGGCTCCAGAGGTCTTCACCCACGCCTCCACCACAGGCTACGGCCTGGCCGTGGACGCCTGGAGCCTCGGAGTCCTGCTCTTTTTCTG tctgggTGGCTATCCTCCTTTTCACGAGAGCTTTGGCCACTGGTCGATCACAGAGCAGATTATTCGTGGAGAGTTCACCATGGTTCCATCCAAGTGGAAATCCATCTCTGACCAAG CGAAGGATGTGGTGAGGAAGCTGCTGGTTGTTGACCCCAGTCAGAGGATGACCATCGAGGAGGCTCTGCAGCACCCCTGGCTACAG GATCAGCTGATGTTGGAGACGGCCCACAGACTCATGTACccctctgctgatgctgctgctgccatg CCAGAGGCGGGGTCAGCCTCGGGACCAGGGTTGGGACCCTCCAGGAGGAAACGAGGACGAGATGAAGGAGACcgggaagaggaagagcatcCAGCCAAGCGGAGCCAAGCCCCGCCCCCTGCACCACTGTAG
- the chek2 gene encoding serine/threonine-protein kinase Chk2 isoform X2: MTQDKNTVQGSTFPAGSRLKRKKSHTCRCCGLVFVSVETRRTVLLQRKRSAPSWRMSEEIPQEGQSQATQSQSRSQAESTQSTQSPSQSKSQSQPGSSSSSGPTSASQSSSGSGTLSSVDTIPVTLPSVPEEPEAQPWGRLLPMARGFRSHDCVEDQYLFGRDSKCNYVLDDPDHRGSKKFRIYSKKHFRIYREGSEVFVEDFSNNGTFIDGNLIGKDKKLPLVNNAVLALSEQRNKVFVFIDLMSDDQSTLPKELQEKYLLTRRIGTGVCGEVKLAFERSTCRKFAVKIINKKNFQSEGTVTRNAKTEIEILQRVDHPCLIKTEDFYQTEDSYYIVLELMEGGELFHRVKSQQQLDESVAKLYFYQMLRAVQYLHSNGIIHRDLKPENVLLSSQDDVCLIKVTDFSQSRILEETMLMRTLCGTPSYLAPEVFTHASTTGYGLAVDAWSLGVLLFFCLGGYPPFHESFGHWSITEQIIRGEFTMVPSKWKSISDQAKDVVRKLLVVDPSQRMTIEEALQHPWLQDQLMLETAHRLMYPSADAAAAMPEAGSASGPGLGPSRRKRGRDEGDREEEEHPAKRSQAPPPAPL; encoded by the exons ATGACGCAAGACAAAAATACGGTACAAGGAAGTACGTTTCCTGCAGGATCCcggttaaaaagaaaaaagtcccACACGTGTCGGTGCTGCGGTCTGGTGTTTGTATCCGTAGAGACCCGGAGGACAGTCCTCCTGCAGCGGAAACGATCTGCTCCG AGTTGGAGAATGTCTGAAGAGATTCCTCAGGAGGGGCAGTCGCAGGCCACCCAGTCCCAGTCCCGATCCCAGGCCGAGTCAACCCAGTCCACCCAGTCCCCATCCCAGTCGAAGTCCCAGTCCCAGCCTGGTTCTAGTTCTTCCAGCGGGCCAACCTCAGCCAGCCAGTCATCCAGCGGCTCGGGGACGCTGAGCAGCGTGGACACCATCCCCGTCACCCTGCCGTCTGTCCCTGAGGAGCCCGAGGCGCAACCCTGGGGCCGCCTGCTGCCCATGGCCCGAGGCTTCAGGAGCCACG ACTGTGTCGAGGATCAGTACCTGTTTGGACGGGACTCTAAGTGTAACTATGTTCTGGATGATCCGGATCACAGAGGATCCAAAAAGTTCAGAATCTACAGCAAGAAACACTTCAGGATCTACAGA gagGGCAGTGAGGTGTTTGTGGAGGACTTCAGTAATAACGGGACATTTATTGATGGTAACCTGATCGGTAAAGACAAGAAGCTTCCTCTGGTCAACAACGCGGTGCTCGCTCTGTCTGAACAACGGAACAAAG tctttgtCTTCATTgatctgatgtcagatgatCAGTCCACATTACCTAAAGAGCTTCAGGAGAAATATCTGCTGACTCGGCGGATCGGCAC ggGAGTGTGTGGTGAAGTCAAACTGGCCTTCGAGAGATCTACCTGCAGAAAATTTGctgtgaaaataataaacaagaAGAATTTTCAGTCTGAAGGG ACAGTGACGAGAAATGCAAAGACAGAGATTGAGATTCTGCAGAGAGTCGACCAC cctTGTCTCATAAAGACGGAGGACTTCTATCAGACGGAGGACAGCTACTACATCGTGTTGGAGTT GATGGAGGGGGGGGAGCTGTTCCACAGAGTGaagtctcagcagcagctcgaCGAGTCCGTTGCCAAACTTTACTTCTACCAGATGCTGAGAGCGgtccag tacctCCACAGTAACGGGATCATCCACAGAGACCTGAAACCAGAGAATGTCCTGCTGTCCTCACAGGACGACGTTTGTCTCATCAAG gtgacgGACTTCAGCCAGTCCAGGATCTTGGAGGAGACCATGCTGATGAGGACTCTGTGTGGGACCCCGTCCTACCTGGCTCCAGAGGTCTTCACCCACGCCTCCACCACAGGCTACGGCCTGGCCGTGGACGCCTGGAGCCTCGGAGTCCTGCTCTTTTTCTG tctgggTGGCTATCCTCCTTTTCACGAGAGCTTTGGCCACTGGTCGATCACAGAGCAGATTATTCGTGGAGAGTTCACCATGGTTCCATCCAAGTGGAAATCCATCTCTGACCAAG CGAAGGATGTGGTGAGGAAGCTGCTGGTTGTTGACCCCAGTCAGAGGATGACCATCGAGGAGGCTCTGCAGCACCCCTGGCTACAG GATCAGCTGATGTTGGAGACGGCCCACAGACTCATGTACccctctgctgatgctgctgctgccatg CCAGAGGCGGGGTCAGCCTCGGGACCAGGGTTGGGACCCTCCAGGAGGAAACGAGGACGAGATGAAGGAGACcgggaagaggaagagcatcCAGCCAAGCGGAGCCAAGCCCCGCCCCCTGCACCACTGTAG
- the chek2 gene encoding serine/threonine-protein kinase Chk2 isoform X1 gives MTSFHLHFTTCPKVCGHLSRRAVHILSSTCGSGVPLSRDGRSWEALEEVQLTWWMEEMNQSWRMSEEIPQEGQSQATQSQSRSQAESTQSTQSPSQSKSQSQPGSSSSSGPTSASQSSSGSGTLSSVDTIPVTLPSVPEEPEAQPWGRLLPMARGFRSHDCVEDQYLFGRDSKCNYVLDDPDHRGSKKFRIYSKKHFRIYREGSEVFVEDFSNNGTFIDGNLIGKDKKLPLVNNAVLALSEQRNKVFVFIDLMSDDQSTLPKELQEKYLLTRRIGTGVCGEVKLAFERSTCRKFAVKIINKKNFQSEGTVTRNAKTEIEILQRVDHPCLIKTEDFYQTEDSYYIVLELMEGGELFHRVKSQQQLDESVAKLYFYQMLRAVQYLHSNGIIHRDLKPENVLLSSQDDVCLIKVTDFSQSRILEETMLMRTLCGTPSYLAPEVFTHASTTGYGLAVDAWSLGVLLFFCLGGYPPFHESFGHWSITEQIIRGEFTMVPSKWKSISDQAKDVVRKLLVVDPSQRMTIEEALQHPWLQDQLMLETAHRLMYPSADAAAAMPEAGSASGPGLGPSRRKRGRDEGDREEEEHPAKRSQAPPPAPL, from the exons AGTTGGAGAATGTCTGAAGAGATTCCTCAGGAGGGGCAGTCGCAGGCCACCCAGTCCCAGTCCCGATCCCAGGCCGAGTCAACCCAGTCCACCCAGTCCCCATCCCAGTCGAAGTCCCAGTCCCAGCCTGGTTCTAGTTCTTCCAGCGGGCCAACCTCAGCCAGCCAGTCATCCAGCGGCTCGGGGACGCTGAGCAGCGTGGACACCATCCCCGTCACCCTGCCGTCTGTCCCTGAGGAGCCCGAGGCGCAACCCTGGGGCCGCCTGCTGCCCATGGCCCGAGGCTTCAGGAGCCACG ACTGTGTCGAGGATCAGTACCTGTTTGGACGGGACTCTAAGTGTAACTATGTTCTGGATGATCCGGATCACAGAGGATCCAAAAAGTTCAGAATCTACAGCAAGAAACACTTCAGGATCTACAGA gagGGCAGTGAGGTGTTTGTGGAGGACTTCAGTAATAACGGGACATTTATTGATGGTAACCTGATCGGTAAAGACAAGAAGCTTCCTCTGGTCAACAACGCGGTGCTCGCTCTGTCTGAACAACGGAACAAAG tctttgtCTTCATTgatctgatgtcagatgatCAGTCCACATTACCTAAAGAGCTTCAGGAGAAATATCTGCTGACTCGGCGGATCGGCAC ggGAGTGTGTGGTGAAGTCAAACTGGCCTTCGAGAGATCTACCTGCAGAAAATTTGctgtgaaaataataaacaagaAGAATTTTCAGTCTGAAGGG ACAGTGACGAGAAATGCAAAGACAGAGATTGAGATTCTGCAGAGAGTCGACCAC cctTGTCTCATAAAGACGGAGGACTTCTATCAGACGGAGGACAGCTACTACATCGTGTTGGAGTT GATGGAGGGGGGGGAGCTGTTCCACAGAGTGaagtctcagcagcagctcgaCGAGTCCGTTGCCAAACTTTACTTCTACCAGATGCTGAGAGCGgtccag tacctCCACAGTAACGGGATCATCCACAGAGACCTGAAACCAGAGAATGTCCTGCTGTCCTCACAGGACGACGTTTGTCTCATCAAG gtgacgGACTTCAGCCAGTCCAGGATCTTGGAGGAGACCATGCTGATGAGGACTCTGTGTGGGACCCCGTCCTACCTGGCTCCAGAGGTCTTCACCCACGCCTCCACCACAGGCTACGGCCTGGCCGTGGACGCCTGGAGCCTCGGAGTCCTGCTCTTTTTCTG tctgggTGGCTATCCTCCTTTTCACGAGAGCTTTGGCCACTGGTCGATCACAGAGCAGATTATTCGTGGAGAGTTCACCATGGTTCCATCCAAGTGGAAATCCATCTCTGACCAAG CGAAGGATGTGGTGAGGAAGCTGCTGGTTGTTGACCCCAGTCAGAGGATGACCATCGAGGAGGCTCTGCAGCACCCCTGGCTACAG GATCAGCTGATGTTGGAGACGGCCCACAGACTCATGTACccctctgctgatgctgctgctgccatg CCAGAGGCGGGGTCAGCCTCGGGACCAGGGTTGGGACCCTCCAGGAGGAAACGAGGACGAGATGAAGGAGACcgggaagaggaagagcatcCAGCCAAGCGGAGCCAAGCCCCGCCCCCTGCACCACTGTAG